Proteins encoded by one window of Cyclobacteriaceae bacterium:
- a CDS encoding T9SS type A sorting domain-containing protein, giving the protein MKKTLLLACSLLIASLLQAQSFEVREVADNHKGFIGDQIKAPLFIKNTTQKTLVLLIRRADSQIGSTQKTLFCKDADCQESSTNEITIRLEPGQTLENFSIGLEAGLVPGVSSVKYTLINRANPIDYQEVDLHFSVEEKPAKNDMYSSRFITVHDVYPNPVSDYAHIEYRLLNDQVKAKLIIHNILGSALSEYPLPYHENRVKIRAEEFTPGIYFYTLYLDNEGVMTRKLIVRR; this is encoded by the coding sequence ATGAAGAAGACTCTACTCTTGGCATGTTCACTTTTAATCGCATCGCTCCTTCAGGCGCAAAGTTTTGAGGTCAGGGAGGTTGCGGACAACCACAAAGGTTTCATCGGAGATCAGATCAAAGCCCCGTTGTTCATTAAAAACACAACTCAAAAAACCCTTGTTTTGCTTATCCGCAGGGCCGATTCGCAAATTGGTAGCACACAAAAAACACTATTTTGTAAGGATGCTGATTGCCAGGAAAGCAGCACCAACGAAATTACCATACGGCTTGAGCCTGGCCAAACCCTGGAAAATTTTTCTATTGGTCTTGAGGCCGGTCTTGTTCCGGGTGTGAGTTCTGTAAAATACACCCTGATCAATCGCGCTAATCCTATTGATTATCAGGAAGTTGATCTACATTTCAGTGTGGAAGAAAAACCGGCTAAAAATGATATGTACTCCTCCCGGTTTATTACCGTGCACGATGTTTATCCTAATCCGGTTTCGGATTATGCCCACATTGAGTACCGGTTATTGAATGATCAGGTTAAAGCCAAGCTAATCATACACAACATCCTGGGAAGCGCCCTTTCTGAATACCCCCTTCCCTACCATGAAAACCGGGTAAAAATCAGAGCAGAAGAATTTACCCCCGGCATTTATTTCTACACCCTGTATCTCGATAATGAAGGTGTGATGACGCGCAAACTCATCGTAAGGCGCTAA
- the bamD gene encoding outer membrane protein assembly factor BamD, whose amino-acid sequence MRIPKTGLTILITLLIAAGCSKFRKIEKNPDWRVKYEAALRYYDKKDYYRASVLIEQVMPIIRGLPEAEKAQFYLAYCQFHERLYLLASEQFRTFYETYGRSALAEEARYMYAYSLFKSSPGSNLDQTGSIEAMASMQEFLNRYPNSKFRDQALDVIYTTQDRLDEKGFENARQYYRMRQYKAAIVALKNFQNNFPDSKHLEEARYLVIEAQYKLAEQSIYSKQRERYQEVVDTYLEFLDRYPSSAFLKEAEKMYADSLEKLSKFKNINS is encoded by the coding sequence ATGCGGATACCAAAAACCGGATTAACGATTTTAATAACCTTGCTCATTGCAGCGGGGTGCAGCAAATTCAGGAAAATCGAGAAAAACCCCGATTGGCGTGTGAAATACGAGGCTGCCCTGCGCTATTACGATAAGAAAGACTACTATCGTGCTTCCGTGCTCATTGAACAGGTTATGCCCATTATCAGGGGGTTACCGGAAGCAGAAAAGGCACAGTTTTATCTGGCCTACTGTCAGTTCCATGAAAGGCTTTACTTGTTGGCTTCTGAGCAATTCAGAACGTTTTATGAAACGTATGGCCGAAGCGCATTGGCTGAAGAAGCACGTTACATGTACGCATATTCACTCTTTAAATCTTCACCCGGATCAAACCTGGATCAAACCGGCAGCATTGAGGCTATGGCTTCTATGCAGGAGTTTCTAAACCGTTATCCGAATAGTAAGTTTCGTGATCAGGCATTGGATGTTATCTATACTACACAAGACAGACTTGACGAAAAAGGATTTGAAAATGCCCGTCAATACTACCGGATGCGACAGTATAAGGCAGCCATTGTAGCCTTAAAAAACTTTCAAAATAATTTCCCTGACTCCAAGCACCTGGAAGAAGCACGTTACCTGGTTATTGAAGCGCAATACAAACTGGCTGAACAAAGCATTTATTCAAAACAGCGTGAACGGTATCAGGAAGTGGTAGACACGTATCTTGAATTTTTAGATCGGTACCCGTCCAGCGCATTTCTTAAAGAGGCAGAAAAAATGTATGCCGACAGTCTTGAAAAACTCAGTAAATTCAAAAATATAAATTCATAA
- a CDS encoding DUF4835 family protein has protein sequence MRSFLFLSVLLIGLAASNAVAQELNCIVTINIGPKVQTTDRTVFTDMKNAFQQFLNTRKWTNDNYLPHEKINCSILININDMPAIGIFSASVQVQAARPVYNTNYNSLIFNFADRDWEFDYLESQPLEFNDNTFTSNITSLLAFYAYVILGMDYDTFSELGGTPHFQKALQVVNNAQSSNRPGWQSVGSIRNRYWLIENIINTQFTDIRKASYSYHRLGLDTFDKDADASREVILKGLMDIKKARDINPNAILIIAFFDAKGRELANIYSEGELPVRREVYDLITTMDPSNRSSYEKIIKN, from the coding sequence ATGCGTAGCTTCTTATTTCTGTCTGTACTGTTGATCGGGCTTGCTGCATCAAACGCAGTGGCACAGGAATTAAACTGCATTGTTACCATAAACATTGGCCCCAAAGTGCAAACCACCGACCGTACGGTGTTTACGGATATGAAAAATGCTTTCCAGCAATTTCTGAACACCCGCAAATGGACCAATGACAACTACCTGCCGCATGAAAAAATTAATTGCAGCATTCTGATCAACATAAACGACATGCCGGCTATTGGAATTTTCAGTGCATCTGTACAGGTGCAGGCTGCCCGACCGGTTTACAACACCAACTACAACAGCCTGATTTTCAATTTTGCTGACCGCGATTGGGAATTTGATTACCTCGAATCGCAACCGCTGGAATTCAACGACAATACCTTTACCTCAAACATCACCTCGCTGCTTGCCTTTTATGCCTACGTTATTTTAGGCATGGATTACGACACCTTTAGCGAACTGGGTGGTACACCGCATTTTCAAAAAGCTCTACAGGTTGTGAACAATGCACAATCCAGCAATCGCCCGGGTTGGCAATCTGTTGGCAGCATTCGTAACCGGTATTGGCTAATCGAAAATATTATCAATACCCAATTTACCGATATCCGCAAAGCATCATACAGCTATCACAGGCTTGGCCTTGATACCTTTGACAAAGATGCCGATGCGAGCCGCGAGGTCATTTTAAAAGGCCTGATGGACATTAAAAAAGCCCGGGACATAAACCCGAACGCCATTTTGATTATCGCCTTTTTCGATGCCAAAGGACGTGAACTCGCCAACATTTATTCCGAAGGCGAACTCCCCGTTCGCAGGGAGGTGTATGACCTGATTACCACAATGGATCCCTCCAACCGGTCGAGCTACGAGAAAATTATAAAGAATTAG
- a CDS encoding enoyl-CoA hydratase-related protein, with protein MNMVEYTVKERIGRITLNRPDKRNALSPEMVEGLKQAFDRAAKDDQVKVILLNASGEAFCAGADLAYLQQLQNFSFEENLADSNQLKELFVNIYTHPKVVIAQVQGHALAGGCGLASICDWVFAVPEAKFGYTEVRIGFIPALVSVFLLRKLGEGAARELLLGGELIAADRALAIGLINRVVAADKLEVEVNDFASRLIASNSADSMKLTKKLIAEVQGMTLTQALQHAAESNAHARGTNDCKRGIEAFLNKEKIIW; from the coding sequence ATGAACATGGTTGAATATACTGTAAAGGAGCGAATCGGCAGAATAACCCTGAACCGACCGGATAAGCGAAACGCCTTGAGCCCGGAAATGGTTGAAGGGTTAAAGCAGGCTTTTGATCGGGCGGCAAAAGACGATCAGGTTAAAGTGATTTTGCTGAATGCTTCAGGAGAAGCGTTTTGTGCCGGAGCTGACCTGGCCTACCTTCAACAACTGCAAAATTTTTCGTTTGAAGAAAACCTGGCCGACTCCAATCAATTAAAGGAGCTGTTTGTGAATATCTATACGCACCCAAAGGTAGTGATCGCACAGGTTCAGGGTCATGCCTTGGCTGGTGGCTGTGGATTAGCCAGTATTTGCGATTGGGTGTTTGCCGTGCCTGAAGCCAAGTTTGGATACACGGAAGTGCGGATTGGATTTATTCCGGCCTTGGTTTCCGTGTTCTTGTTACGTAAGCTTGGTGAAGGTGCAGCACGTGAATTGTTATTAGGTGGTGAGTTGATTGCCGCAGATCGCGCTCTGGCAATTGGTTTGATAAACCGCGTGGTAGCAGCTGATAAACTAGAAGTTGAAGTGAATGATTTTGCTTCGCGATTGATCGCTTCCAATTCGGCTGATAGCATGAAGCTCACCAAAAAGCTGATAGCAGAAGTTCAGGGTATGACTTTAACGCAAGCCTTACAACACGCGGCCGAATCCAATGCCCATGCGCGTGGCACCAATGATTGTAAACGCGGCATCGAAGCCTTTCTCAATAAGGAGAAAATCATCTGGTAA
- the coaBC gene encoding bifunctional phosphopantothenoylcysteine decarboxylase/phosphopantothenate--cysteine ligase CoaBC, whose protein sequence is MLHGKKILVGVTGSIAAYKSAFLVRLLVKAGAEVKVVMTPASHEFITPLTLSTLSKNPALSEFVRNNSGEWNNHVELGLWADAMVIAPASANTISKMAHGTCDNLLLAVYLSARCPVMVAPAMDLDMLQHSSTKENLTALTRFGNHIIEPNHGELASGLVGTGRMAEPEEILEYIDQFLKKNKPLSGKTALVTAGPTHEAIDPVRFIGNHSTGKMGYAIAEELAKQGATVHLVSGPTSLHTIHPAIHVKKVMSAEEMYLACQEIFPKTDVSVLAAAVADYKPLVRADQKIKKKDETLSLELTKTHDIAASLGKQKVNGQLIVGFALETENEKSNALGKLESKNFDLIVLNSLNDEGAGFGHDTNKITILDRHQKATSYELKSKKELAKDIVQAIREKLHA, encoded by the coding sequence ATGCTGCACGGAAAAAAAATACTGGTAGGGGTAACCGGCAGCATAGCCGCTTATAAAAGCGCTTTTCTCGTACGACTGCTTGTAAAAGCAGGAGCAGAAGTAAAAGTTGTCATGACTCCTGCTTCGCATGAATTCATAACTCCTTTAACGCTCTCAACATTATCCAAAAATCCTGCGTTATCTGAATTTGTCAGAAATAACAGCGGAGAGTGGAACAACCACGTTGAACTTGGCCTTTGGGCTGATGCGATGGTTATCGCGCCTGCAAGTGCCAACACCATCAGTAAAATGGCTCACGGTACCTGCGACAATTTATTGCTTGCCGTGTACCTGTCAGCCCGATGTCCGGTAATGGTGGCTCCTGCCATGGATCTGGATATGCTTCAACATTCTTCTACAAAAGAAAACCTGACAGCTCTTACTCGCTTTGGTAATCACATTATTGAACCCAATCATGGCGAACTGGCCAGCGGTTTGGTAGGCACAGGTCGAATGGCCGAACCTGAAGAAATCCTGGAATACATCGACCAGTTTTTAAAAAAAAATAAACCGCTTTCGGGTAAGACTGCATTGGTAACTGCTGGCCCTACGCATGAAGCGATTGACCCGGTGCGTTTTATTGGCAACCACTCCACCGGAAAGATGGGGTATGCCATAGCCGAGGAGTTGGCTAAGCAAGGCGCAACCGTTCATCTGGTTTCCGGCCCAACATCCTTGCATACGATTCACCCCGCCATTCACGTTAAGAAGGTGATGTCGGCAGAAGAGATGTATTTGGCTTGTCAGGAAATCTTTCCTAAGACGGATGTTTCCGTGTTGGCTGCAGCCGTTGCAGACTACAAACCCCTTGTCAGAGCCGATCAAAAAATTAAAAAGAAAGACGAAACGCTTTCGCTTGAGCTGACCAAGACACATGACATTGCAGCCTCACTCGGTAAACAAAAAGTAAACGGACAACTCATTGTAGGTTTTGCCCTGGAAACTGAAAATGAAAAATCCAATGCACTGGGTAAACTGGAATCCAAGAATTTTGATTTGATCGTTTTGAATTCCTTAAACGATGAGGGAGCCGGTTTTGGCCACGATACCAATAAAATCACCATCCTCGATCGCCATCAAAAGGCCACCTCATACGAACTGAAAAGCAAAAAAGAACTGGCTAAAGATATTGTTCAGGCAATCCGCGAAAAACTTCATGCGTAG
- a CDS encoding ABC transporter substrate-binding protein, producing the protein MKKTWVLVMLLLASELVLAQGYVGDSWAQVKANGQGTISLAYVETPSFVYKDNNGKLTGICVDITNEFVNWVNKTKGVKLQTKYVGDGSNFRGMYDKVKASTGGVFGLGNITITDERKREVKFSPPFITNFAILITQNNVATLNKLEDISTTFSKLTAYTAKGTLNEKRILELKKKHFPAMKVVTLDTSPDVYEKVFSDPNAFSYLDLAFYLKAVSERKSVKRHPVGDMAAEQFGFIMPTNSDWTPLLEEFFKANGGYTNSTPYKNILTKHLGETGVKLLQSANK; encoded by the coding sequence ATGAAAAAGACATGGGTTTTGGTGATGCTTCTATTGGCATCGGAGCTGGTACTGGCTCAAGGGTATGTGGGGGATTCATGGGCGCAGGTAAAAGCAAATGGGCAGGGAACCATTTCCCTCGCGTATGTAGAGACTCCCAGTTTTGTGTACAAGGATAACAACGGAAAACTTACGGGTATTTGTGTGGATATTACCAACGAGTTTGTGAATTGGGTTAATAAAACGAAAGGCGTTAAGCTTCAAACCAAGTATGTTGGTGATGGAAGTAATTTCAGGGGCATGTACGATAAGGTAAAGGCTTCTACCGGTGGTGTTTTTGGGTTGGGAAACATTACGATAACCGATGAACGAAAAAGGGAAGTAAAGTTCAGCCCGCCATTTATAACCAACTTTGCTATCCTGATCACACAAAACAACGTGGCTACCTTAAATAAACTGGAAGATATTTCCACTACGTTCTCAAAGCTTACAGCATACACTGCAAAGGGTACGCTGAATGAAAAACGAATTCTTGAATTAAAAAAGAAGCACTTCCCCGCAATGAAGGTTGTTACACTAGATACCAGTCCTGATGTATATGAGAAAGTATTTTCTGATCCCAATGCATTTTCTTATCTCGACCTTGCCTTTTACCTGAAAGCGGTAAGCGAACGGAAATCGGTTAAGCGTCATCCTGTTGGCGACATGGCAGCGGAGCAATTTGGTTTTATTATGCCTACGAACAGCGACTGGACTCCATTGCTTGAAGAGTTTTTCAAAGCAAACGGTGGGTATACAAATTCAACCCCCTATAAAAATATCCTCACCAAACACCTGGGTGAAACGGGTGTGAAACTCCTGCAATCGGCAAATAAGTAA
- a CDS encoding ATP-dependent DNA helicase RecQ: MDTPLSILKRYWKHTVFRPMQEEIIASVLKGQDTLALLPTGGGKSVCFQVPAMLLDGLCIVVSPLIALMKDQVEGLKKRGIQAVALHSGMPRGQIDTALDNCIHGSVKFLYVSPERLKTEIFIARVSQMKVALLVVDEAHCISQWGYDFRPPYLEIAALRDLVGDIPVIALTATATQLVKTDIMEKLRFRKAHGVFQRTFARENISFVVRKSENKEKKLLEILQKVKGPAIVYVRSRKATVELANLLNQKNITALPYHAGLHFQQRTEHQDDWLKGRFRVMVATNAFGMGIDKSDVRVVVHMDLPENLESYYQEAGRAGRDGLRAYAVILYHDSDVESLKTKVKLSHPEIPVLKTVYQALANYFQLAEGSGVGESFDFELHDFCERYGFHVAEVYGALKKLEEEGLVQFNESFYSPTQLHIQMDRGALYEFQVANEKFDSVIKMLLRLYGAQLFTDFIKISEAQLATGLKVDISEVKGLLKHLDELQVVTYQPVIDNPQITYILPRQDADRLPVDRARLAARKKLAEEKMQAMVDYASTNHRCRMQRILEYFDEHSWETCGLCDVCIANRKKENREEAGEIHQEILNLLSNAAMTSEELEQKINPRDVELFVDVIRELVDEGRIEYDEVWKLRIKP, translated from the coding sequence TTGGATACACCCCTCTCCATATTAAAGCGCTATTGGAAGCACACCGTCTTTCGTCCGATGCAGGAAGAGATTATTGCTTCCGTACTCAAAGGACAGGATACCCTGGCATTGTTGCCAACAGGCGGTGGTAAGTCGGTTTGCTTTCAGGTACCGGCCATGTTGCTGGATGGGTTGTGTATTGTGGTGTCACCACTCATAGCCTTGATGAAAGATCAGGTTGAGGGATTGAAGAAGAGAGGCATACAAGCGGTGGCACTTCATTCCGGGATGCCACGCGGCCAGATTGATACAGCACTTGATAATTGTATTCATGGTTCAGTAAAGTTTCTGTACGTTTCACCTGAGCGGTTGAAAACAGAAATTTTCATTGCGCGTGTATCGCAAATGAAGGTAGCGTTGTTGGTGGTAGACGAAGCACACTGTATTTCGCAATGGGGGTATGATTTCCGGCCGCCTTACCTGGAGATTGCCGCACTGCGCGATTTGGTTGGCGATATTCCGGTAATTGCATTGACGGCAACCGCCACACAATTGGTTAAAACCGATATCATGGAAAAGCTTCGTTTCCGAAAAGCTCACGGAGTTTTTCAGCGAACCTTTGCCCGCGAGAACATTTCCTTTGTTGTCCGCAAATCGGAAAATAAGGAGAAGAAATTATTGGAGATATTACAAAAGGTAAAGGGCCCTGCTATTGTGTATGTGCGGTCGCGTAAGGCAACAGTCGAATTGGCAAATCTGCTGAACCAAAAAAACATTACAGCTTTGCCGTATCATGCCGGGTTGCATTTTCAGCAGCGCACGGAGCATCAGGATGATTGGTTGAAGGGAAGGTTTCGGGTGATGGTGGCCACCAATGCATTCGGTATGGGCATTGATAAGTCAGACGTTCGGGTGGTGGTGCATATGGACTTACCCGAAAACCTGGAATCGTATTACCAGGAAGCAGGCCGTGCCGGGCGCGATGGCTTACGGGCTTATGCCGTTATTCTCTATCACGATTCCGATGTTGAATCACTAAAAACAAAAGTAAAGTTATCCCATCCGGAAATTCCGGTGCTCAAAACTGTTTACCAGGCACTGGCGAACTATTTTCAACTGGCTGAAGGAAGTGGAGTGGGTGAGAGTTTTGATTTCGAATTGCATGATTTCTGCGAGCGATACGGTTTTCATGTGGCGGAGGTCTATGGTGCCTTGAAGAAACTGGAAGAAGAAGGATTGGTTCAATTTAATGAAAGCTTTTACAGTCCTACGCAACTGCATATTCAAATGGATCGGGGTGCCTTGTATGAATTTCAGGTTGCCAACGAAAAATTTGATTCGGTAATTAAAATGCTGTTGCGCTTGTATGGCGCGCAGTTGTTTACGGATTTTATAAAAATATCAGAAGCTCAATTGGCCACAGGTTTGAAGGTTGATATTTCTGAAGTTAAAGGTTTGCTAAAGCATTTAGATGAGCTTCAGGTGGTCACGTATCAACCGGTTATTGATAACCCGCAAATTACGTACATCCTTCCCCGTCAGGATGCCGATCGTTTACCGGTAGATCGTGCGCGGCTGGCTGCCCGCAAAAAACTGGCTGAAGAAAAGATGCAGGCTATGGTGGATTATGCTTCAACCAATCACCGATGCCGGATGCAGCGCATACTGGAATATTTTGATGAACACAGTTGGGAAACATGCGGCTTGTGTGATGTGTGTATCGCAAACCGAAAAAAGGAAAACCGGGAAGAGGCAGGGGAAATTCATCAGGAGATACTGAATTTACTATCGAACGCAGCCATGACCAGTGAAGAGCTGGAGCAAAAAATCAATCCACGTGATGTCGAGTTGTTTGTAGATGTTATCCGCGAACTGGTGGATGAAGGAAGAATTGAGTACGATGAGGTTTGGAAATTGCGGATCAAACCATAA
- the recN gene encoding DNA repair protein RecN produces the protein MLKHLTIKNYALIRHLEMEPSGHLNVITGETGAGKSIMLGALGLLMGNRADTKVLWDEQEKCITEGIFLIKPYNLKSFFKAEDLDYDNQTVIRREISPSGKSRAFINDTPVTLDVLRKLGALLMDVHSQHETLMLGDKNFQLKLVDAYAGNQSLLEQYQEAWQQFVQSKKEYELLQLKAESLRQESDFINFQLDELVKASFEPGEQEKLESELKIMEHAEDIKSRFNAILDLLSRSEYTAQQALTEARNQLQAVADYSKAYETLADRLQSNIIELDDILNEIETAEVAVEFDPQRAEAAKDRIDLLYRLLKKHRVNSIDELLTLQEEFQQKANLTANLDDELAKAKADLDQKTKQMQALAEKLSKARTKIFESLCKEITHLLNEVGIPQASLRIEHARTTPTNYGADSLDLLFSANKGIAPRPLGDVASGGEFSRLMFCIKYVMAEKTEMPTLVLDEIDTGVSGEIAIKLGKLMKAMAKKHQLITISHLPQIAAKADTHYFVFKDNSSKKTISSIKRLSEQERVEEIAKMIGGEKPSKVAVENARELLVN, from the coding sequence TTGCTTAAGCACCTGACGATAAAAAACTATGCGCTCATCCGGCACCTGGAAATGGAGCCCTCGGGTCACCTGAACGTAATTACTGGCGAAACCGGTGCGGGTAAATCCATTATGCTCGGAGCCTTAGGTTTACTCATGGGCAACCGGGCCGACACCAAAGTGTTGTGGGATGAACAGGAGAAATGCATTACGGAAGGTATTTTCCTCATCAAGCCGTACAACCTGAAATCATTTTTCAAAGCGGAAGATCTTGATTACGATAATCAAACCGTCATCCGAAGAGAGATCAGCCCAAGTGGAAAATCGCGAGCATTTATAAACGATACACCGGTTACGTTGGATGTGCTGCGGAAACTTGGCGCACTGCTTATGGACGTTCATTCCCAGCACGAAACGCTGATGCTGGGCGATAAGAATTTTCAACTAAAGCTTGTTGATGCGTATGCGGGCAATCAAAGTCTGCTGGAGCAATACCAGGAAGCATGGCAACAATTCGTTCAATCAAAAAAGGAATACGAATTGCTTCAGTTGAAAGCTGAATCATTAAGGCAGGAATCAGACTTCATCAACTTTCAATTGGATGAATTGGTGAAAGCTAGTTTTGAACCCGGTGAACAAGAGAAATTAGAAAGCGAATTGAAAATCATGGAGCATGCCGAGGATATAAAAAGTCGGTTTAATGCCATATTGGATTTGCTTTCCCGATCGGAATATACTGCACAACAAGCGCTAACAGAAGCACGCAATCAATTACAGGCGGTTGCTGATTATTCCAAAGCTTACGAAACGCTGGCTGATCGATTGCAGAGTAACATTATTGAGTTGGATGACATCCTGAACGAAATCGAAACAGCTGAAGTCGCAGTTGAATTTGATCCGCAACGCGCTGAAGCAGCCAAAGATCGTATTGACTTATTGTATCGCTTACTTAAAAAGCACCGGGTAAACTCAATTGATGAACTGCTAACGCTCCAGGAAGAGTTCCAACAAAAAGCCAACCTGACGGCTAACCTTGATGATGAGCTTGCAAAAGCAAAGGCCGACCTTGATCAGAAAACAAAACAGATGCAGGCGCTTGCAGAAAAATTAAGCAAGGCGAGAACCAAGATATTCGAGTCGTTATGCAAAGAGATCACACATTTGTTAAACGAAGTGGGTATTCCACAAGCATCCCTGCGAATTGAACACGCCAGAACTACCCCGACTAATTATGGAGCAGACAGCCTCGATTTGCTGTTTAGTGCCAACAAGGGAATAGCGCCCCGGCCGTTAGGTGATGTTGCATCGGGTGGCGAGTTTTCGCGCTTGATGTTTTGCATAAAATATGTGATGGCTGAAAAAACGGAGATGCCCACCTTGGTATTGGATGAAATCGACACCGGTGTCTCGGGTGAGATTGCCATTAAGCTGGGCAAGCTGATGAAAGCGATGGCTAAAAAGCATCAATTGATAACCATCAGTCACCTGCCACAAATAGCCGCGAAGGCCGATACCCATTACTTTGTTTTTAAAGATAACTCTTCGAAAAAAACAATCAGTTCCATTAAGCGCTTATCCGAACAGGAACGCGTAGAAGAGATCGCCAAAATGATTGGCGGAGAAAAGCCTTCAAAAGTAGCAGTAGAAAATGCCCGTGAATTACTGGTGAACTGA
- a CDS encoding DNA-directed RNA polymerase subunit omega produces MAIQSSIVTRDLEQLAKPTGNIYESVVVISKRAKQIAVNIKEELNSKLAEFATTVDNLEEVFENREQIEISRFYERMPKPTSTATEEFLEGKLNYRLREEENAAEN; encoded by the coding sequence ATGGCTATCCAATCATCTATTGTTACCCGCGACCTGGAACAACTGGCTAAACCCACCGGAAATATTTACGAATCGGTAGTGGTTATTTCCAAGCGCGCGAAACAAATTGCAGTGAATATCAAGGAAGAACTGAACAGCAAACTGGCTGAGTTCGCCACTACCGTTGATAACCTGGAAGAAGTATTCGAAAACCGTGAGCAAATAGAAATTTCACGTTTCTATGAGCGCATGCCTAAGCCAACTTCTACGGCTACAGAAGAATTTCTGGAAGGCAAGTTGAACTACCGCCTGCGCGAAGAAGAGAACGCTGCTGAAAATTAA